One part of the Veillonellales bacterium genome encodes these proteins:
- a CDS encoding ATP-dependent helicase, whose amino-acid sequence MPILLDGLNENQRKAVTSTAPVILCLAGAGSGKTTVLTRRIAHLHQEYRIGTVNMLALTFTRLAGKEMKERIMRLIGENQGKKLFVNTFHAFAVAVLRRWCYKLGIEENFTIYDQEDREAILQIIIEEFGSRVTLKKVLDRQANCSDYREEQKKYPEECRVLIEYGYRCKQNNAVDLDRLIDLVVRLWQLHPDVLQEYQQNYTHVFIDEFQDTNDEQMAMIELLHPQHIFFVGDDFQSIYGWRGSRVEFIIDLPKYRPDCEVIKLEDNYRSTEQIVAAANRLIKHNVNQTEKKLVAHKTGIEVVTYQAKDSGEEAANIAALMKPLVNNPAAAISPKDIAVLARTNNQIDNIKYILEDARIPVLRVSGKDDPFKAPAVRPIMNWLYFLHNRKNNVSFKKCARQSGVTGLQIAALEINAIQQDMSMYDAGKNFGIDGVYQFIRLWEEQESTGRPSHEFQLLKELLQINDHPDIDKALHMIAVWEASKMELGENCLIQAFLKFLRYRDIQEKLIEQKDAVKLMTVHASKGLEFDTVFVAGMNQGIFPSKRGDIEEERRLFYVAVTRAKNRLYITWPDMAPDWRGSPVKAKCSQFINEMGVGGE is encoded by the coding sequence TTGCCTATTCTTCTTGACGGCCTCAATGAAAATCAACGGAAAGCAGTAACGTCAACCGCTCCCGTTATCCTTTGCCTGGCCGGTGCTGGCTCAGGCAAGACCACCGTCCTGACCCGCAGAATCGCCCATTTGCATCAAGAATACCGCATTGGCACTGTTAACATGCTGGCCTTAACCTTCACCCGCCTGGCGGGAAAAGAAATGAAAGAGCGCATTATGCGGCTGATCGGCGAGAACCAGGGGAAAAAGTTATTCGTCAATACCTTTCACGCCTTTGCGGTTGCTGTGCTTCGCCGGTGGTGTTACAAGCTTGGGATTGAAGAGAACTTCACTATTTACGACCAGGAAGATCGGGAAGCAATACTGCAGATTATTATTGAGGAATTCGGCAGTCGGGTTACATTGAAAAAAGTTCTGGATAGGCAAGCAAACTGCAGCGATTACCGGGAAGAACAAAAAAAATACCCGGAAGAGTGCCGGGTACTCATTGAATACGGTTACCGCTGCAAGCAGAATAACGCCGTTGACTTGGACAGGCTGATTGATTTAGTTGTACGGCTGTGGCAATTACACCCGGATGTATTGCAAGAGTATCAGCAAAATTACACCCATGTTTTCATTGATGAATTCCAGGACACCAACGATGAGCAAATGGCCATGATCGAGTTATTACATCCGCAACACATATTTTTCGTCGGCGACGATTTTCAGAGCATATATGGCTGGCGCGGTTCAAGGGTTGAGTTCATCATTGATCTTCCTAAATACCGGCCAGACTGCGAAGTTATTAAACTGGAAGACAATTACCGGTCTACCGAGCAGATTGTTGCGGCTGCTAATCGGCTAATCAAGCACAACGTAAACCAGACGGAAAAGAAGCTGGTTGCTCACAAAACGGGGATTGAGGTTGTAACTTATCAGGCCAAAGACAGCGGGGAGGAAGCCGCCAATATTGCCGCACTGATGAAACCATTGGTTAATAATCCAGCAGCAGCGATTTCTCCGAAAGATATAGCGGTACTGGCAAGGACAAATAACCAAATTGATAATATCAAATATATTCTTGAAGATGCTAGAATACCGGTCCTCCGTGTATCCGGTAAAGATGATCCGTTTAAAGCACCGGCGGTCAGGCCAATTATGAACTGGTTGTATTTCCTGCATAATCGGAAAAATAATGTATCCTTTAAAAAATGCGCTAGACAGTCTGGTGTAACCGGGCTACAAATTGCAGCATTAGAAATTAATGCGATCCAGCAAGATATGTCCATGTACGATGCCGGTAAGAACTTTGGTATTGATGGGGTTTATCAATTTATCCGGCTATGGGAAGAGCAAGAATCTACCGGCAGGCCGTCGCATGAATTCCAGTTGCTGAAAGAATTGCTGCAAATTAATGACCATCCTGATATTGACAAGGCACTTCACATGATTGCAGTTTGGGAAGCGTCAAAAATGGAACTGGGAGAGAATTGCCTGATACAAGCATTTCTGAAATTCCTCCGGTACCGGGATATTCAAGAAAAACTGATTGAGCAAAAGGATGCAGTTAAGCTAATGACGGTACACGCGTCCAAAGGGCTTGAGTTTGACACAGTGTTTGTGGCTGGGATGAATCAAGGAATATTCCCATCAAAGCGGGGAGATATCGAAGAAGAACGACGCCTATTCTATGTAGCGGTAACCAGGGCGAAAAATCGGTTATATATCACATGGCCGGATATGGCCCCGGATTGGAGAGGATCACCGGTTAAGGCAAAGTGTAGTCAATTTATAAACGAAATGGGAGTAGGGGGAGAATAA
- a CDS encoding DUF6011 domain-containing protein: MMLLTNVVINMRCKRCGRALKDSVSIEHGYGPVCYEKRYKGFKYQTELRFNPLLVGTAREQHDIIDKLLKEKI, from the coding sequence ATGATGCTTTTAACAAATGTGGTGATTAACATGCGCTGCAAACGCTGCGGACGAGCCTTAAAAGATTCAGTCTCTATTGAGCACGGATATGGGCCGGTATGCTATGAAAAGCGGTACAAGGGATTTAAGTACCAAACAGAACTACGGTTTAACCCGCTACTGGTGGGAACGGCAAGAGAGCAGCATGACATTATCGATAAGCTGCTAAAAGAAAAAATCTAG